The Candidatus Methylomirabilota bacterium genome includes the window TCGGCCGCCCGCTGGCGAGTGCCGATGCGCCGCACCAGACTATCGGCAAGGCCGTCGGGCTGGCGGTATTTGCCTCCGACAACCTGTCATCTGTCGCATACGCGACCGACGAGATCCTATTCGTCCTGGCCGCGGCCGGGACCGCGGCCTTCGTCTATACCGTTCCGATCGCGCTCTGCATCATCGCGCTCCTGGTCATTCTTACTGTCTCGTATCGGCAGACGATCCATGCCTACCCGGGCGGCGGCGGCGCGTACATCGTTGCCCGTGACAATCTCGGCGAGCTTCCGGCTCAGACCGCCGGCGCGGCGCTGCTCACCGACTATATCCTGACGGTCTCCGTCTCGATCGCGTCGGGCGTCGCCCAGATCACCTCGGCCTACCCGGCCCTCTTCCCTTACCGGGTGATATTGTCCGTCGGGCTGGTGCTGTTCATGATGCTGATCAACCTGCGCGGCGTAAGAGAATCCGGCCTGGTCTTCGCCGGTCCCACCTACTTCTTTGTCATCATGCTGTTCCTGACGGTGGGAAGCGGTCTGGCACAGTTCCTGATGGGGAGCCTGGGTGCGGTGGACAACCCTCCCCCGCTCGACATCGTGCCTTCCATGCAATCGGCCACGCTCTTCTTACTCCTTCATGCCTTTTCGAACGGCACCACAGCCGTCACGGGTGTAGAGGCGATCTCCAACGGCGTCCAGGCGTTCAAGGAGCCACGCAGCCGGAATGCCGGGATCACCTTGATCTGGATGGCAGCGATCCTGGGCACACTCTTTCTCAGCATCTCCTTTCTGGCGCGGCAGATCGGCGCCATCCCGTCGGAGGCCGAAACCGTTATCTCGCAACTGGCGCGCACCACTCACGGGGGGCGTGGCCTGCTGTATCTCGCCACGATTGCGGCTACGACGCTCATCCTCATCATGGCGGCCAACACCTCGTTTGCCGATTTCCCCAGGCTCAGCGCCCTTATTGCAGGGGACGGCTTCCTGCCCCGTCAGTTGACATTTCGGGGGAGTCGGTTGGTCTACTCGCGGGGCATCGTGGCGCTTGCGCTGATCGCCTCACTCCTCATCGTACTGTTTCAGGCGAGCGTGACCGCACTGATCCCGCTCTATGCCATCGGTGTCTTCCTCTCCTTTACGCTTTCGCAGGCCGGGATGGCGCGCCGCTGGTGGAAGGCCGGCCGCCTCGCGCCCGGACAGGAGGTGCAGGAGCAGGGCTCGACGCTTCGCCATGAACGCCGTTGGGCCATGAAGATGGCGATCAACGGATTTGGCGCGTTCTGCTCGGCGGTAGTAATGCTGATCTTTGCGGCGACCAAGTTCCGGGAGGGGGCGTGGATCGTGATCCTGCTGATCCCGCTTCTTACGGCGATGTTCTTTATTATCCACCGTCACTATCGGGACCTGGCCGGGCACCTGTCGCTTGAGGAGTACGGCGCGGCCCCGCGCATTGCGCGACACCGTGTGATCATGCCGGTCAGCGGCGTCCATCGGGGGACGGTGATCGCGCTTCGCTACGCGCGATGCCTCTCCGACGATATCACGGCGGTCTACATCTCTATGGATCCGGTTGAGGCCGAGCGGGTGCGCCGAAAGTGGGAGATCTGGGGAGAGGGGGTCCGTCTGGTCGTCCTGGAGTCGCCCTATCGGCTCTTGCTGGAGCCGTTGCTGGGCTATATCGAGGCGATCGCCAGAAGCCGTCAACCGAACGAGACCATTACGATCGTCGTGCCGCAGTTTGTGCCCCGTCGCCGGTGGCAGAACCTGGTCCACAGCCAGACGGCCTTGTGGCTGCGAATGGCCCTGCTCTTTAAACGCGGGATTGTGATCACCGATGTCCCCTACCAGGTGGATTGAGCAGGCTGATGACCAAGGAGTGAGACGTGCTGGATCTGGTGTACCTGGGATTGACGGTCGGCCTGTTCGGGCTGTCGTGGGCGCTCATCAAGCTGTGTGAGCGTCTGTAGGAGGAACAGATGACATCACTCTATTGGTTGGGCGGGATCGTGGCCTTGGGCCTCTTGATCTACCTGGTGGTCGCGCTGCTCAAACCGGAGGTCTTCTCGTGACCGCAAACGGCTATCTGCAGGTGGGCCTGTACCTTGTGGTCCTGCTCGCCCTCGCGAAGCCGCTGGGCGTCTATATGGCCAGGGTCTATGAGGGCCGGTCGTTCGGCCTCGATCGGCTCCTGGGACCGCTGGAGCGATGGATCTACCGTCTCTCCGGCGTCCGTCCCGACGATGAGATGCACTGGCAGAGCTACGCATGGGCGATGATGCTGTTTAACCTTGTGGGGTTACTGGCAGTCTACATCCTCCAGCGCCTGCAGGGTCTACTGCCGCTCAACCCGCAGTCGTTCGGGCCGGTGTCGCCCGACTCGGCCTTCAACACTGCCGTCAGTTTTGCTACCAACACTAACTGGCAGGGCTACGGCGGTGAGACGACGATGAGCTATCTGACCCAGATGCTGGGGCTTACGGTCCAGAAC containing:
- a CDS encoding permease; protein product: MPGVKKETESGIFQQVAEYEPPRSWRTRLIGRPLASADAPHQTIGKAVGLAVFASDNLSSVAYATDEILFVLAAAGTAAFVYTVPIALCIIALLVILTVSYRQTIHAYPGGGGAYIVARDNLGELPAQTAGAALLTDYILTVSVSIASGVAQITSAYPALFPYRVILSVGLVLFMMLINLRGVRESGLVFAGPTYFFVIMLFLTVGSGLAQFLMGSLGAVDNPPPLDIVPSMQSATLFLLLHAFSNGTTAVTGVEAISNGVQAFKEPRSRNAGITLIWMAAILGTLFLSISFLARQIGAIPSEAETVISQLARTTHGGRGLLYLATIAATTLILIMAANTSFADFPRLSALIAGDGFLPRQLTFRGSRLVYSRGIVALALIASLLIVLFQASVTALIPLYAIGVFLSFTLSQAGMARRWWKAGRLAPGQEVQEQGSTLRHERRWAMKMAINGFGAFCSAVVMLIFAATKFREGAWIVILLIPLLTAMFFIIHRHYRDLAGHLSLEEYGAAPRIARHRVIMPVSGVHRGTVIALRYARCLSDDITAVYISMDPVEAERVRRKWEIWGEGVRLVVLESPYRLLLEPLLGYIEAIARSRQPNETITIVVPQFVPRRRWQNLVHSQTALWLRMALLFKRGIVITDVPYQVD
- the kdpF gene encoding K(+)-transporting ATPase subunit F produces the protein MTSLYWLGGIVALGLLIYLVVALLKPEVFS